The genomic window AGAAAATAGGGCGACCATTTTGAATGGCTTTAACACGACGAGTACTAAAACTGCGTCCATCTCTTAGGTTTTCCACATCATAGATAATCGGTTTCTCTGGGTCGCCAGGGTATAGAAAATAACTATGGAACGAATGAACACTACGGTCGTCTTGAACAGTATAGCGAGCAGCAGAAAGCGCTTGTCCCAACACTTGACCACCGTAAACCTGTGGTAGACCTAGATTCTCACTTTGCCCACGGAATAAACCCTCTTCTAGTTTTTCTAGCTGAAGTAAACTTAGTAATTCTTGTAAAGGTTGACTCATCGCCAGCATTCCTTTTCGTAAAATGAGTGTCAGATTAGTGCGATAATCGATTAGTTTAGTCAAATATCTGTTAATAAATCATAGGGTTTCGAGACAGAATATGAAAGCTCTCTTATAATTAAGCCGTAGATTTGTCGATTCCGACAAACATGTTGAGAGAAATTAAATATGAAAAAGACTCTAATTTTAATTATGTCTTTATTATCGTTTGGTCTACTTGTTGGTTGCCAAACAACATCAGAAACCAACGCTTCTCAAGAGACCGTAGCAGAGTTTACTCAAGCAATTTCAGGAACCGTAAGCTACCGCGAAAGAATCGCCTTGCCAGAAAACGCGATCATTACCGTCACCCTAGAAGATATTTCACTTGCTGACGCACCATCAACGATTATCGCAACTCAAGAATTTACGGCTGACGGCAAGCAAGTGCCTTTCGCGTTTGAGTTAGCTTATGATAACGACAAGATTCAAGCGAATCACCGTTACAACATACGTGCATCGATTCATGTTGATGGCAAACTGCGTTTCACGACAGATACCATAAAATCAGTGATTACCGACGTAGAAAACACGCAACAAGCAGACTTACGCTTGGTCAGTGTTCGTTAATGGTCAGTGGAAGCCAATACTAAGGCATTTTGATTGATGTGTTTCGATGAATGGCAGCTCTAGGGCTGCCATTTGTATATTCTGAGTTTGACTTTTCCTGCGTCATTAACTTCAATGCCCTCTTCGATAAGATGCTTTTTTTGTCGACCAAACGAATCACCTTTCAAAGAGATCTCGCCTTTACTGTTGATCACCCGATACCAAGGCAGTTTGCTACCTTCTGGCAGGTTTCCCAACGCTTTACCAACCTGTCGTGCATAGCCCGGAAAACCTGAAAAACGTGCTATGTCTCCATAAGTGGTGACTTTCCCATAAGGAATTTGGTGAATCACAGCAAAGATTTGGCTTAAAAATTGGTCCATACTAAATGTTCCTAGTTCATAAATACCAATCACAGTAAGTGTTCAAAAATAGCGCAGGGAAAAAGCTTGAGAGCAAGACAGATTTTTTCGATAAGTAGTTATTCTACAGTCAAAAAATCTAACGAGGTTATCGAGTTTTTTAACAAGCTAGGGTGACCCGTTAATTACTACGATTGGTATGGTACCACGGATCGGTAGAAGGAGAGGGCTATGGTATTTACAACATTTCAATTCTTGATAACCACATTATTAGCGGTTGTCTGTGCCAGAGCAATCAGTTTAAGCGAGGGAGATATCCCCGTACTAGCAATGGTCATCCCTGCTTTATGGATCTTACCGCAGGGGGGCATCGCAGGATTAGTTTTGCTTGTTTCCATGACGATTTATGGCTTAACGCTACCCCTGCAACCTATCACACTTTCTGTCAGTGCATGGGTGTTATTCCCACTGCTTATGGTCATTTTTTCTAAACGAAGTAGTTTGTCGGTCGTGATGACATCTGGCTTGATCGTAACGACTTTGCAGGTCGGAATCATGGTGACACAATCAGCCGGTAAGCTTGGTGGCACTCCTTGGGCAACGGCGTTACAAATTTTCGCCATTATTATGATTTGGTGGGCAGCAAATCACCTTAAACCCGCCAGTCGACACAGTTGGTGGTCATTGATTTTGATACTCCCATTATGGATAGCCGACTTGCCTTACGCGGCTTTGGTTGCTTTGTGTGTGACAGGTATTATGGCATCGATGGAAGCATTAACGCGTTTGAAAACTTTTCGTTGGAACAAACTATTGTGTTGGACTTTACCCACCGCCGGGTTTGCTGCGTTAGTGATTACACCAAGCATCGATGTGCCAAGCTCGGTATTTGTGGTGTGGTTGTGTTTATTAGGGACAGCATGGATGACCGATTACATCATTCGCACCGAAGATAACGAAGACATCGATATCTAACACGATAGAAATCCAAGTTCTTCTAGCGTTAGTAAATGGTGGTTTTACCTACGATTCTTTCATGGTTTGAATAAAGGATAAGCACTTAGACCGCAATTGTTTAAAAATAGGTGGGAAGGGCTTGCAATGGTTGCTGTGATGCTTAATAATCCAGTCACTCTTTAAGGCAAGCCTTTAAGAAAAAGAATCTATGGGGGCCTGGTCCTCCCGCAACAATAACTTGTGAACTCGGTCAGGCCCGGAAGGGAGCAGCCGCAGCAAGCGACTTGTGTGCCGGGATGTGGCTGGGTTCCCACCCATTTGAAGCCTGCAATATATGTTCGCATAAATTGCAGGCTTTCTTCATATTTGCACCATAAGTCTTCATAGTCTATTTTTTTGTTGTAGGTTTACAACAAAAGTGATTTTGCTATGTACGACCAAACTAAAAAATCATCAGCTGTTCACAACATTTGTAAATTCATGAGCTTGAAAAATGACTCAGTTGTTCGAACAATGTCCATGCTTGAGTATGATTTTTGTTTTCATGCTGAATACAATCCTCAAATAGTTAGATATGAATCTCAGCCACATGGGTTTGAGTACTACTTCAATGGGCGCTACTGCCGCTATACACCAGACTTCCAGCTTTTCGATAGCATAAATACGCCTTCTCTGATTGAAGTAAAGCATTCAAGTCAGATCCTTAAACCAGATTTTCGAGCAAGGTTTAAAGAAAAGCAGCTTATCGCTCAAGCTGAGTATGGAAAAAAACTCATCTTAGTGACCGAGAAGCAGATTCGAACAGGTTTTCTACTTAGTAACCTTAAATTACTCCATGGCTATTCAGGGATTCGTACAATCACTGACATTCAAAAACATGTGCTTCAGTTTGTTCAAGCTAATAGAAGCGTGACCCTTCATCATCTTTCACACCAACTTAAAATCTCTCCAGATGAAACACTAACAGCAGCTTTGTGCTGGCTATCTTCAGGTGAAATACAAACAGATTTTAATCAGAAAAAATTTGATTTAGAAAATTCTGTTTGGTGCTAGCCAATGAGTGATGATCTCTTTGGTTTTAGTGATGAATTTAATAGCTTCGACAATGATGTAGCTGATGATAAAACGCTTTCGACAGAATTTTTAGCAGAAGACGAAAATTTTGAATTGGCATTTAGTGACTTGCCAAACAAAGATACGGCATTGTTTCGTTTGGATCTAATTCGTTATTTGGAAAGGCGCGTAAAAGGAGGTTGGACGCCCAAAAACCTAGATAAGCTCTTGGAAGAGTATGCTCTGTTGAAGAAAACTTCGGTCCCATCATCCAGAACGATAGCTGATTGGAAAAAGCTTTATTACGAGTCAGGTAAAGATGTAACGTCTCTTATTCCTGGGCATAGCAAAAAAGGAAACAGAAAACTAAAGAACGATTCGTCTGATTTAGTTACAGAAGCGATTCAAACCAAGTTTCTGACCAAAGAGCGAGTATCAGTTTGGAACAAATGAATGTTTGTTGTGATCGGTTATATATGAGTTCTAGCCCTTCAGTGCGGAGCTAGATAACTATTAGTTTCACCATGCAATTTGACCAAGCTAAATCACATTAGTTTTTATTTATAGGGAAGTTTCGTATATAGGCGATTGCGACCACTCGATTTACGCAACGAAGTAGTAGTAATGGTTAAGTCGCTGAATCGGCGTAGGTTAGCTCGTTTGCCTTATTTGCTTCAACTCGGCTATCGTTTCTCATCAATCGAAAAGGTCAGAGAGTCTCGGTTGATTGGGGCTATGTTGGACTGTTTCCAGTCAGTTGTTTTGTAACGATGCTTCGGCATAGGGTTACGACAATTAACTGATGTAGCCCCCGTTCAGATTATAGCTTCTTGAAATGGTACCGTCGATTTGAACAACAAAGCCCATTCTTGTTGACCACTACACATCGAACTACGCAACATAACCGATACGTGTCTCGCATGACGGTGAAATCATTAATTTTATCAACACATTTTATTGCCTTGTGACACGCAAACAAATTCTACTAAGGGTGTGATTATTCTATTTCTGATTTTAATGGATGAAGTAATAATAACACTGCCCCTGTAGGTTGCAATGAACAAAAATTCTGTTTCTTTAGTCAATAGTAAAATTTCCGGGCTGTCTTATGGGCCTTTGTCAAAGGCGGAAGTAACCCATGAACTAGGGCAATTTTTAGAGGTAATGGCCAAATGTGCCAAACGTAGGGAACTTAATCTTGCTTCGTTCCTCCATTGGATAAAACCAGCAGTAATTCACAGGCAATACAAGTTCTTAAAGCTATCAAGTGACATTGGATTTACTGGATACGTTATATGGGCTTGGGTTGATGATTTAACGCTATCTCATTATATGACTCAGCCTAGATTCTCACTTAAACCAATGAACTGGAATGAAGGAAGTAATCTGATCGTTGTTGACTGGTTCGTAGAGAAAAATAGAGCAAGCCAGTTAAAAGAACTATATAAGCATTTCGTTTCCTCTACAAAATTAGATAGGCATGACATTTATGTTTGTATTCGAGATGAACAAGGAAATGTCATCAAAACGAATAAGCGGAGTATATATGGCTACTGAACTCCTTAAAACACATAAGTGTTCTGGAAAAGATAATACACCGTATGTTGATAAATATTTACCTAAAGAATCCTTTGTTCTATTTGATACCTACAAAATAAAAGACAGTGAAGTCGTTTGGATCAATAAAAATCTCGTTAAAGAATATGGAATTGAACTTGATGAAGACGCCATTAAACATGAGTTGATCGAGAACTTTAGCTACGTATCAAAAGGCTATGCCAAGAAAACTAAAATTGTAACTAATGACAAGAAAGCATTCATGGCTGATCAGTACGGTTCCCGACACGAAATATGCAATGGTGGCAGCGCAAGGTGTGGATTAAATGGCCATTTTCAAATCAAAGGGATTGGGCGTAATCCGTTAGTCGCCGCAAATATGTCTGAAAG from Vibrio artabrorum includes these protein-coding regions:
- a CDS encoding YbaY family lipoprotein produces the protein MKKTLILIMSLLSFGLLVGCQTTSETNASQETVAEFTQAISGTVSYRERIALPENAIITVTLEDISLADAPSTIIATQEFTADGKQVPFAFELAYDNDKIQANHRYNIRASIHVDGKLRFTTDTIKSVITDVENTQQADLRLVSVR
- a CDS encoding MGMT family protein, coding for MDQFLSQIFAVIHQIPYGKVTTYGDIARFSGFPGYARQVGKALGNLPEGSKLPWYRVINSKGEISLKGDSFGRQKKHLIEEGIEVNDAGKVKLRIYKWQP
- a CDS encoding TnsA endonuclease N-terminal domain-containing protein, whose product is MYDQTKKSSAVHNICKFMSLKNDSVVRTMSMLEYDFCFHAEYNPQIVRYESQPHGFEYYFNGRYCRYTPDFQLFDSINTPSLIEVKHSSQILKPDFRARFKEKQLIAQAEYGKKLILVTEKQIRTGFLLSNLKLLHGYSGIRTITDIQKHVLQFVQANRSVTLHHLSHQLKISPDETLTAALCWLSSGEIQTDFNQKKFDLENSVWC
- a CDS encoding VP0952 family biofilm-associated protein; the protein is MVFTTFQFLITTLLAVVCARAISLSEGDIPVLAMVIPALWILPQGGIAGLVLLVSMTIYGLTLPLQPITLSVSAWVLFPLLMVIFSKRSSLSVVMTSGLIVTTLQVGIMVTQSAGKLGGTPWATALQIFAIIMIWWAANHLKPASRHSWWSLILILPLWIADLPYAALVALCVTGIMASMEALTRLKTFRWNKLLCWTLPTAGFAALVITPSIDVPSSVFVVWLCLLGTAWMTDYIIRTEDNEDIDI
- a CDS encoding toxin-activating lysine-acyltransferase, whose protein sequence is MNKNSVSLVNSKISGLSYGPLSKAEVTHELGQFLEVMAKCAKRRELNLASFLHWIKPAVIHRQYKFLKLSSDIGFTGYVIWAWVDDLTLSHYMTQPRFSLKPMNWNEGSNLIVVDWFVEKNRASQLKELYKHFVSSTKLDRHDIYVCIRDEQGNVIKTNKRSIYGY